CCCGGTTCGCGTCTCCAATCTGAACGCACGCGTTGCCTTGTATCCCAACCCCGCCCACGGCAGCTTCTCGCTGGACGTTCCGGCCGTGGCGGCGCCCCTTACCCTACAGATGCGCAACAGCCTGGGGCAAACCGTCCGCAGCCAGGTGGTACGTCTGGTGGGTGCGGCGGCCACGCTTGAGTTTAACACTGCGGGGCTGGCCCCTGGCTTATACACCCTCCACGGGCAGGCTGGCGAGGAGAGCTTCACGAAAAAAGTGGTTCTGCAATAATACTCTGCTCTTGCCGCTGACTACAAAAAAGCCCGGATTCACCATCCGGGCTTTTTTAATTTCTGCCGGCCACTAAAATCAGGCTCTACGGCAAGCCGCACGCTTGCGCCGACCCTTTATCTTTAGGGTGGAAGACCCCCAAAACTTACTGGCTGCCCACCCCATGAAACTGCTTCTCTCTGCTCTGCTGGCCACCATTAGCCTGGGCTGCTTTTCGGAACGCCTACTTCCCCCGCCGCCCGGCCGCCAGCCCGCCATCCTGGTCTTCTACCGCACGGCCGGCTTTCACCACAAATCCATTCCCGACGGCCTGCAGGCCCTGCTCCAGCTTGGCCAGCAACACCACTTTCGTGTCGATACCACCGCCGACAACACCCGCTTTACGGTTCGGCAGCTCAACGCCTACCGCGCCGTGGTCTTCCTCAACACCACGGCCGACGTGCTGACCGCGCCCCAACAAACCGCCTTTGAGCGCTACATCCAGGCCGGCCACGGCTTCGTAGGCGTCCACGCCGCCACCGATACTGAATTCGACTGGCCCTGGTTCAACGGTCTGGTGGGCGCCTACTTCGTGAATCATCCCAAAGTCCAGCCCGCCACCGTGCGCGTCATCAACCACGAGCACCCCGCTACGGCCCACCTGCCTGCCGAGTGGCCCCGCACCGACGAATGGTACAACTTCCGCAGCATTACGCCTGGCCTCACCATCCTGGCCACCATCGACGAAACCACGTACTCCGGCGGCACCAACGGTCCGGCCCATCCCTTCGCCTGGTACCACAGCTACGACGGCGGCCGGGCCTTTTACACCGCCGGCGGCCACACCCCGGAAAGCTACC
Above is a genomic segment from Hymenobacter cellulosivorans containing:
- a CDS encoding ThuA domain-containing protein, with amino-acid sequence MKLLLSALLATISLGCFSERLLPPPPGRQPAILVFYRTAGFHHKSIPDGLQALLQLGQQHHFRVDTTADNTRFTVRQLNAYRAVVFLNTTADVLTAPQQTAFERYIQAGHGFVGVHAATDTEFDWPWFNGLVGAYFVNHPKVQPATVRVINHEHPATAHLPAEWPRTDEWYNFRSITPGLTILATIDETTYSGGTNGPAHPFAWYHSYDGGRAFYTAGGHTPESYQDPLFLQHLLGGIRYAMGQ